Proteins co-encoded in one Gopherus evgoodei ecotype Sinaloan lineage chromosome 4, rGopEvg1_v1.p, whole genome shotgun sequence genomic window:
- the LOC115651472 gene encoding calcium-binding protein 2-like isoform X1 has product MGNCTKTPERKVSKDGKQRSGAPGSPASGRHDPDDPDAGEQTPPLQSYSVLQGLVGPACIFLRQSIAITQLDRELRPEEIEELKEAFREFDKDRDGYISYKDLGECMRTMGYMPTEMELIELSQQITGGKVDFDDFVELMGPKMLAETADMIGVKELRDAFREFDTNGDGRISTAELREAMRKLLGHQLNYCEVDEILKDVDLNGDGLVDFEEFVRMMSR; this is encoded by the exons ATGGGCAACTGCACCAAGACCCCTGAGAGGAAGGTCTCCAAG GACGGCAAGCAGCGCTCAGGCGCCCCGGGCTCCCCGGCCTCCGGCAGGCACGACCCCGACGACCCGGATGCCGGCGAGCAGACCCCGCCGCTGCAGAGCTACTCGGTGCTGCAAGGGCTGGTGGGgccggcctgcatcttcctgcgTCAGAGCATCGCCATCACCCAGCTC gacCGAGAGCTGCGGCCGGAGGAGATTGAAG AGCTGAAGGAAGCCTTCCGGGAATTCGACAAGGACCGTGATGGGTACATCAGCTACAAGGACCTGGGCGAGTGCATGCGCACCATGGGCTACATGCCCACCGAGATGGAGCTCATCGAGCTGTCGCAGCAAATCA ctggggggaaggtggatttcgATGACTTTGTGGAGCTGATGGGCCCCAAGATGCTGGCAGAGACGGCCGACATGATTGGGGTGAAGGAGCTACGGGACGCCTTCCGGGAG TTCGATACCAATGGGGACGGGCGgatcagcacagctgagctgcGCGAGGCCATGCGCAAGCTGTTGGGCCACCAACTCAACTACTGCGAGGTGGACGAAATCCTCAAGGACGTGGATCTCAACGGAGACGGCCTGGTGGATTTTGAAG AGTTTGTGCGAATGATGTCACGCTGA
- the LOC115651472 gene encoding calcium-binding protein 2-like isoform X2, with translation MGNCTKTPERKVSKDRELRPEEIEELKEAFREFDKDRDGYISYKDLGECMRTMGYMPTEMELIELSQQITGGKVDFDDFVELMGPKMLAETADMIGVKELRDAFREFDTNGDGRISTAELREAMRKLLGHQLNYCEVDEILKDVDLNGDGLVDFEEFVRMMSR, from the exons ATGGGCAACTGCACCAAGACCCCTGAGAGGAAGGTCTCCAAG gacCGAGAGCTGCGGCCGGAGGAGATTGAAG AGCTGAAGGAAGCCTTCCGGGAATTCGACAAGGACCGTGATGGGTACATCAGCTACAAGGACCTGGGCGAGTGCATGCGCACCATGGGCTACATGCCCACCGAGATGGAGCTCATCGAGCTGTCGCAGCAAATCA ctggggggaaggtggatttcgATGACTTTGTGGAGCTGATGGGCCCCAAGATGCTGGCAGAGACGGCCGACATGATTGGGGTGAAGGAGCTACGGGACGCCTTCCGGGAG TTCGATACCAATGGGGACGGGCGgatcagcacagctgagctgcGCGAGGCCATGCGCAAGCTGTTGGGCCACCAACTCAACTACTGCGAGGTGGACGAAATCCTCAAGGACGTGGATCTCAACGGAGACGGCCTGGTGGATTTTGAAG AGTTTGTGCGAATGATGTCACGCTGA